GCAGGCCTCGTCCGTAGCAAAAATACGACAGCAATATTGACAAAGAATATTACGTTGTATTCGGTCGCTTGTATCACATTTTACCTGGTTGGATACAACTTGATGTACGGCGAAGGTAACACTCTGATGGGTTCTGGCTTTGCCTTGTCGGGAACTTCATCAGAGAGTCACAGTTTACTCTCCGATTTCTTCTTCCAAGTGGTTTTTGTAGCAACGGCAGCTTCAATTGTGTCAGGAACACTTGCAGAACGGATTCGCTTTTGGCCGTTTCTAGCTTTCACACTAGTTCTGACCGCATTCATATACCCGATTCAGGGTCACTGGAGCTGGGGTGGAACAGCCTTGGGTGGCCTGATGGATGGTTTCAGCGACTTTGCGGGATCAACCATCGTTCATTCCGTTGGGGGTTGGGCAGCTTTGGCAGGTGCAATTCTGCTTGGTGCCCGTAAAGGCAAATATGGTCCTGATGGTAAAGTGAATGCTATCCCAGGATCAAATCTTCCACTGGCTACGCTAGGCACCTTCATACTTTGGTTGGGTTGGTTTGGATTCAATGGTGGGTCTCAATTAGCGCTGGGCTCTAAGGGCAACGCTGACGCCATATCAGCTGTTTTTGCTTACACAAACATTGCCGCATGTGCCGGAGCGGTGGTGGCTATGATTCTGACGCAATTGCTTTATAAAAAGGTAGATCTAACAATGGTTTTGAATGGGGCACTGTCAGGATTGGTAGCGATTACTGCCGGGCCTGATTATCCATCAATGGGCCTTGCAATGTTGATTGGAGGTATCGGTGGGGCATTGGTCGTGTACGCTGTACCAATGTTTGACAAGCTCAAAATTGATGACCCAGTTGGGGCACTATCAGTTCACTTGGTGAATGGAATATGGGGAACTCTAGCTGTCGGGATCTTCAAGCCGGACGCATCGTTGGGGGCTCAGATTATGGGAATTCTCTGCGTGGGGGCTTTTGTTTTCGGAACCAGCTTTGTCGTCTGGTTCGCTCTGAAATTGATTATGGGCTTAAGAGTATCTGAAGAAGAAGAGTTTTCTGGGATGGACATTCCAGAATTCGGTCTTGCTGCCTACCCAGAATTTGTTCAGTCGACTGGATACGATTATGGCAGTAGCAGCGGTGAAAAGGGAACAAGAGCTGTTCCATCTGGAAAACTCGCCACTCAATCGTAAAACACATCCTCAAGGCGTCCTTTCTATTCAGGGCGCCTGACTTTTTGGCACTCCTGCAATCAACCTCATCAGTACTTTTCCTGGGAAAAATCCAAAAATCAGATATCAATTTGCCACTTGTTCTGCAGCCTACGTTGGATTCGAAGAGGAAGAGCGTGTAATCGTATGAAGCCATCAGCATCTTGTGGGTTGTAAGAACCCTGATCCTTCTCCATCGTCGCAATATCTTCATCATAAAGACTGAATGGAGACTTACGACCAGTAACCATGCAGTTCCCCTTGTACAGTTCCAAACGGGCTGTCCCTGAGACTCTTTCCTGACTCTGTTTTCCAAGCGAGAGCAAAAGCTCCATCTCTGGACAGAACCAAAATCCGTTGTAGGCTAGCTGTGCAAAACGAGGCATCAGAGAGTCTTTTAAATTGATTACATTTCTGTCCAAGGTAAGTGACTCAACCGCACGATGAGCGGCATGAAGAATGGTGCCCCCCGGAGTTTCATAAACACCACGAGATTTCATCCCCACAAATCGAGATTCGACCATGTCAACCCGACCGATGCCATTTTCACCACCAATTTGATTCAATCGAGTGAGTAACGCAGCCAGCGATAATCGCTCCCCATCAACTGATACCGGAATCCCTTGCTCAAATTCAATTAGGATTTCTCTACTTTGATCGGGTGCATCCTGAGGAGATTTGGACAACTCAAACATTTCTGCTAACGGAGCCTGCCACGGATCTTCTAACATTCCAGATTCAAAACTGATATGCATCAAGTTCTCGTCAGAACTCCAAGGCTGTTGAACTGTAGCTTTGACAGGGATCCCGTTTTGTTGTGCATAAGCCAAGAGTTCTGTACGCCCAGGATATTTCTTAAAAAATTCAGGAATTTTCCATGGTGCAACAACTTGAATATCTGGTTGCAAGGAGTAGTAGGACAGTTCGAAACGTACCTGATCATTCCCTTTTCCAGTTGCTCCATGTCCAACTGCAGAAGCTCCATATTGTTGGGCGACCTCAATTTGTTTCTTTGCAATCAATGGCCTGGCTAGTGAGGTCCCTAATAAGTAGGTACCTTCGTAGATCGCATTCCACTGAATCGCAGGGACCACAAAGTCCCTGACGAATTCTTCTTGAACGTTCTCAAGCAGTACTTCCACTGCACCAGCTTTGTGACCCTTAGTACGAATCGCTTCCAAATCTTCAACTTGCTGTCCCAGATCGAGACATAGTGCGATAACATCGTATTTCTCTGATGTGAGCCAATGAACCAAGACGGAAGTGTCTAATCCACCTGAATAGGCGAGTACCAGCTTTTCTCTTTTCATAAATTTTTTCTGAAAGTATTGGTAAGTAGGGTCCTCGCAGACCCTCTTTAATTTGTAGAACTAGGACGCTTTTGAAACGACTTCCTGGACCAATTCTGCTTCATAATATTCCTTAGGGAGCTGTGGATCCAAGCGCAGTACTTTGAGGGCAACAGGGCCTTTCTTACCATAGCCCACCTCAAACTCTACTCTTTCGTTCTCATTAAGAAATCGGAAACCGTCCTGTTGAATTTCTGATTGGTGTACAAACAGGTCATCGCCACTGTCTTGGGCAATAAAACCGAAACCTTTTTTTGGATCGAACCATTTAACTGTGCCCTGCCTCCGCACTTCCGGTAGAGGATTTCTTTTTAGCGATTCACGATATGCTTCAGCTTCATGATCAGCCGAAACTCGATAGGCCTGAATACCAACGATTATTCCCATACCAGCAACCGCTGACATCCCGAGTAATAATACTGGGTGTATTGAGGGATCTAAAATTTCTTGGAACCATAGATATCCAAGAAGTCCAAGGATGCCGAACGTCAAAATCCCAATGACGCTCAAAAGAATTTTACTTTGCATGGATTTTTCTCTTCCAAATAACTTTTTCGTTCAATTTTGATTAACTTCAGATTTCTTGTTCTGCCAACCAGCGTTCGGCGTCAATTGCAGCCATACATCCCGTACCAGCTGCTGTCACCGCTTGGCGATAAACAAAATCTTGCGCATCTCCACTGGCAAAGACACCTTCAACAGAGGTAAAGGTGCTGCCTGCTTCAACGTTGATGTAGCCATTTTCATTCAGTTCTAGTTGTCCTTGAAAGATTCCTGTGTTTGGTTGATGGCCAATGGCAACGAACATTCCAGTAAATTTTTGTTCTTTAATTGAGTCTAGTTGTAGGTTGCACAAACGCAATCCGGTCATTCCACTATCATCTCCCAAGACTTCATCAACTGCTGTATGCCAGAGAAACGTAATTTTTTCATTTTTGAGCGCACGGGCCTGCATAATTTTACTTGCTCTTAATTCTCCACGCCTGTGAATGACCGTCACAGTCTGGCAAAGGTTAGAAAGAAAAAGTGCTTCTTCCAAAGCTGTATCACCCCCACCCACTACAGCAACATCCTGATTACGGAAGAAAAAACCATCGCAAGTGGCACAAGCCGATACTCCACGATTCATAAATCTTTGTTCTGAATCTAATCCTAGCCATTTGGCGGATGCACCAGTTGCAATGATCAGTGCATCACAACTCAAATCTGCGGAATCTCCCATCTGCAGTTGAAATGGTCTTTTACTAAGATCACAGGATACTACTTCTCCCTCAACGAATTGAGTTTCAAAGCGCTCTGCCTGCTTCTTAAACAATTCCATAACTTCAGGCCCCTGAATTCCTTCAGGAAACCCGGGATAATTTTCTACCTCCGTCGTGATAGTGAGTTGACCACCAGGTTGGATGCCATGAACCAACACGGGTTTGAGATTGGCCCTGGCAGCATAAATTGCTGCAGTCAGACCAGCTGGGCCTGAGCCCAAAATAATTAATCGGTGATGGATTGGTATGCTCATATTTTATTTCGTTTTCGTGATGCTACCCCCTCGAATGCAGCCCGCGATCAAGGGGTATGTAGAAAATTAAGTGATTATTTTCAGAGAGAAAGCAATGTATGTTCAAGATAAATCCAGAATTTGAAGGTCGAAAAATTCTTAAAGCAACCCATACCCGAATCTTGAAAAATCCCACTCTATGAATTCCTAATCAAAAATCTAAATCTCTCCAAAACTGAAACGCCTAATATTCTAACTTCAAATATTCTTGGTGGAATGGAGGTAATTTTTTCAAATAAATTTAATCTCTCAAGTTTGCTGGCACTCGTGATTCTTAAAACTAATTGAACCAATTCTTAGTTACGTTGAGAGATCAGCACAAGGCTCTATGAAGAATTCGTCTGAATCTACGCAAAGCCAAACCGCTACTAGAGAAACCTCATATATAAAAAAAGCTTAATTCTGGATCTCCAACGTCTGAATCTGAAGATCGATTATGCAATATTGCTCAAGAGCAGTTTAGAACCATATTACGTTTGTCGAAGCTGCTGCACTTTTGAATGTAGTTCCATAAGGCATGGTAATTTCCTTACTTATGTGCCAGTAATTCCAATTGAATTCTAATATTCATTTAGAAGCCTAATTGTTAAATAGGTTTGATGATTGCAAAGTTTAGATCCACTAAAAAAGTTGCCCACTAGAGGCGGCACTAAGTTGGATTGAACCATAGCCAAGGATGGTAATATGT
This DNA window, taken from SAR324 cluster bacterium, encodes the following:
- the amt gene encoding ammonium transporter, whose translation is MEFQAEMKYVLDTIWLLISGAFVMWMAAGFAMLEAGLVRSKNTTAILTKNITLYSVACITFYLVGYNLMYGEGNTLMGSGFALSGTSSESHSLLSDFFFQVVFVATAASIVSGTLAERIRFWPFLAFTLVLTAFIYPIQGHWSWGGTALGGLMDGFSDFAGSTIVHSVGGWAALAGAILLGARKGKYGPDGKVNAIPGSNLPLATLGTFILWLGWFGFNGGSQLALGSKGNADAISAVFAYTNIAACAGAVVAMILTQLLYKKVDLTMVLNGALSGLVAITAGPDYPSMGLAMLIGGIGGALVVYAVPMFDKLKIDDPVGALSVHLVNGIWGTLAVGIFKPDASLGAQIMGILCVGAFVFGTSFVVWFALKLIMGLRVSEEEEFSGMDIPEFGLAAYPEFVQSTGYDYGSSSGEKGTRAVPSGKLATQS
- the trxB gene encoding thioredoxin-disulfide reductase; the encoded protein is MSIPIHHRLIILGSGPAGLTAAIYAARANLKPVLVHGIQPGGQLTITTEVENYPGFPEGIQGPEVMELFKKQAERFETQFVEGEVVSCDLSKRPFQLQMGDSADLSCDALIIATGASAKWLGLDSEQRFMNRGVSACATCDGFFFRNQDVAVVGGGDTALEEALFLSNLCQTVTVIHRRGELRASKIMQARALKNEKITFLWHTAVDEVLGDDSGMTGLRLCNLQLDSIKEQKFTGMFVAIGHQPNTGIFQGQLELNENGYINVEAGSTFTSVEGVFASGDAQDFVYRQAVTAAGTGCMAAIDAERWLAEQEI
- a CDS encoding argininosuccinate synthase — its product is MKREKLVLAYSGGLDTSVLVHWLTSEKYDVIALCLDLGQQVEDLEAIRTKGHKAGAVEVLLENVQEEFVRDFVVPAIQWNAIYEGTYLLGTSLARPLIAKKQIEVAQQYGASAVGHGATGKGNDQVRFELSYYSLQPDIQVVAPWKIPEFFKKYPGRTELLAYAQQNGIPVKATVQQPWSSDENLMHISFESGMLEDPWQAPLAEMFELSKSPQDAPDQSREILIEFEQGIPVSVDGERLSLAALLTRLNQIGGENGIGRVDMVESRFVGMKSRGVYETPGGTILHAAHRAVESLTLDRNVINLKDSLMPRFAQLAYNGFWFCPEMELLLSLGKQSQERVSGTARLELYKGNCMVTGRKSPFSLYDEDIATMEKDQGSYNPQDADGFIRLHALPLRIQRRLQNKWQIDI